One genomic segment of Brassica napus cultivar Da-Ae chromosome A3, Da-Ae, whole genome shotgun sequence includes these proteins:
- the LOC106428154 gene encoding serine/threonine-protein phosphatase PP2A-3 catalytic subunit: protein MGANSIPTDATIDLDEQIGQLMQCKPLSEQQVRSLCEKAKEILMDESNVQPVKSPVTICGDIHGQFHDLAELFRIGGMCPDTNYLFMGDYVDRGYYSVETVTLLVALKLRYPQRITILRGNHESRQITQVYGFYDECLRKYGNANVWKIFTDLFDYFPLTALVESEIFCLHGGLSPSIETLDNIRNFDRVQEVPHEGPMCDLLWSDPDDRCGWGISPRGAGYTFGQDISEQFNHSNGLKLIARAHQLVMDGYNWAHEQKVVTIFSAPNYCYRCGNMASILEVDDCRNHSFIQFEPAPRRGEPDVTRRTPDYFL from the exons ATGGGGGCGAATTCGATACCGACGGACGCAACCATTGATCTCGATGAGCAGATCGGGCAGCTGATGCAGTGCAAGCCCCTCTCCGAGCAACAG gtTAGATCATTATGCGAGAAAGCCAAGGAGATCTTAATGGATGAAAGCAACGTTCAG CCTGTGAAAAGCCCTGTGACAATCTGCGGTGATATTCATGGACAGTTCCATGATCTTGCTGAACTTTTCCGTATTGGGGGAATG TGCCCTGATACCAATTACCTGTTTATGGGAGATTATGTTGACCGTGGTTATTATTCTGTTGAAACTGTTACG CTGTTAGTCGCCTTGAAGTTGCGATACCCTCAGCGAATCACCATTCTTAGAGGAAACCATGAAAGTCGTCAG ATCACTCAGGTTTATGGATTTTATGATGAATGTCTGCGAAA GTATGGCAACGCAAATGTTTGGAAAATCTTTACAGACCTCTTCGATTATTTCCCACTGACAGCCTTG GTTGAGTCAGAAATATTTTGCCTTCATGGTGGATTGTCTCCATCTATCGAGACACTTGACAACATAAGGAACTTTGATCGAGTTCAAGAAGTTCCCCATGAAGGGCCGATGTGTGACTTATTATGGTCTGACCCTGATGACCGTTGTGGTTGGGGCATCTCTCCTCGTGGTGCCGGATATACATTTGGTCAG GACATATCCGAACAGTTCAACCACTCAAACGGCTTAAAGCTGATTGCCCGAGCTCATCAGCTGGTTATGGATGGATACAACTGGGCTCAT GAACAAAAGGTGGTAACTATCTTCAGTGCACCAAACTACTGTTACCGTTGTGGGAACATGGCTTCGATTCTTGAGGTTGATGACTGCAGGAACCACAGCTTCATCCAG TTTGAGCCAGCACCGAGGAGAGGAGAACCAGACGTTACTAGAAGAACACCAGATTATTTCCTCTGA
- the LOC106428155 gene encoding protein COLD-REGULATED 15B, chloroplastic: MAMSLSGSAVLIGIGSSFSSGIAKQSGVGAVGFGRKTELVVVAQRKKSLIYADKGDGNILDDLNEATKRASDYATEKTKEALKNGEKAKDYVVDKNVEAKDTAVDEAQKALDYVKAKGNEAGNKVAEFVEGKAGEAKDATKA; this comes from the exons ATGGCTATGTCACTCTCAGGATCAGCTGTTCTCATTGGGATTGGTTCTTCTTTCTCCAGCGGCATAGCCAAGCAGAGCGGCGTTGGCGCCGtcggttttggccggaaaacTGAGCTCGTCGTCGTCGCTCAGCGCAAGAAGTCGTTGATCTACGCCGATAAAGGTGACGGCAACATTCTGGATGACCTCAATGAAGCCAC AAAGAGAGCTTCGGATTACGCGACGGAGAAGACAAAGGAGGCGTTGAAAAATGGCGAGAAAGCAAAAGACTACGTTGTTGATAAGAACGTTGAAGCCAAAGACACTGCAGTGGATGAAGCTCAGAAAGCTTTGGATTATGTGAAGGCAAAAGGAAACGAAGCTGGGAACAAAGTTGCCGAGTTTGTTGAGGGTAAAGCAGGAGAGGCTAAGGACGCCACAAAAGCATGA
- the LOC106428153 gene encoding receptor-like serine/threonine-protein kinase SD1-6, whose amino-acid sequence MPTRRPRINEAARNDILLGNNSKRKTFNIEHKTCLKSPKIKILKKKKMRSMSNYDRLYTLVLIMLPALSISTNTLSSTESLTVGSNKTIVSSREIFELGFFNLPSSSRWYLGIWYKKIPTRTYVWVANRDNPLSNSNGTLRISDNNLVIFDQSGTHVWSTNLTGGDAGSPLVAELLDNGNFVLRPSNNSDQDVFLWQSFDFLTDTLLSEMKLGWDRKTGLNRHLRSWRNPDDPSSGDFSTKLETTRGFPEFYAWNKDEIIYRSGPWSGNRFGSDVLDMKPIDYLAFNFTADNEHVTYSYRITKPDVYSRVILSSSGLLQRFTWFETEQSWRQLWYLPRDLCDDYKECGDYGYCDLNTSPVCNCIQGFETRNNQTGGCARKTRLSCDGEDGFVRLKKMKLPDTTVTVVDSGVGLKECEERCLKDCNCTAFANMDIRNGGSGCVVWKGDIFDIRNFPNGGQDLYVRLAAADLVDKRGKRGKIIALSIGVTIFLLLCFIIFRFWKNKQKRSIAIQTPIVDQGRMEDSLMNELAITSRRYISRENKTDDDDLELSLMEFEVVALATNNFSNANKLGKGGFGTVYKGRLLDGKEIAVKRLSKMSLQGTDEFKNEVKLIARLQHINLVRLIGCCIDKGEKMLIYEYLENLSLDSHIFDITRRSNLNWQMRFDITNGIARGLVYLHRDSRFMIIHRDLKASNVLLDKNMIPKISDFGMARIFGRDDAEANTRKVVGTYGYMSPEYAMDGIFSMKSDVFSFGVLLLEIISGKKNNGFYNSNHDLNLLAFVWRKWKEGKWLEILDPIIIDSSSSTCQAHEILRCIQIGLLCVQERAEDRPVMASVMVMIGSETMAIPEPKRPGFCVGRNPLEIDSSSSTQGNDECTVNQVTLSVIDAR is encoded by the exons atgccAACAAGAAGACCAAGAATTAATGAAGCCGCCCGAAATGATATATTATTGGGTAATAATTCGAAGAGAAAAACGTTCAACATAGAACACAAAACATGTTTGAAAtccccaaaaataaaaattctcaagaaaaaaaagatgagaAGTATGTCAAACTACGATCGTTTGTACACTTTAGTCTTAATTATGTTACCTGCTTTATCAATCTCTACCAACACTTTGTCGTCCACAGAATCTCTCACTGTCGGAAGCAACAAAACCATCGTATCTTCTCGCGAAATCTTCGAGCTTGGTTTCTTCAATCTCCCCTCAAGCTCTCGTTGGTATCTCGGGATTTGGTACAAGAAGATCCCTACGAGAACGTACGTGTGGGTTGCGAACAGAGACAACCCTCTCTCTAACTCCAACGGAACTCTCAGAATCTCCGACAACAACCTCGTCATATTCGACCAATCCGGAACACATGTTTGGTCAACCAACCTGACCGGAGGAGACGCGGGATCTCCACTGGTTGCGGAGCTCCTCGATAACGGTAACTTCGTGCTCAGACCATCGAACAATAGCGATCAGGATGTGTTCTTGTGGCAGAGTTTCGATTTTCTTACGGATACTTTACTCTCGGAGATGAAGTTGGGTTGGGATCGCAAAACCGGTTTGAACAGACACTTGAGATCTTGGAGAAACCCGGATGATCCGTCGAGCGGAGATTTCTCGACGAAACTAGAAACCACCAGAGGTTTCCCTGAGTTTTACGCATGGAACAAAGACGAGATTATCTACAGGAGCGGTCCGTGGAGTGGGAACCGGTTCGGAAGTGACGTACTCGACATGAAACCGATCGATTACCTAGCTTTCAATTTCACAGCGGATAACGAACATGTGACTTACTCGTACCGAATCACCAAACCTGACGTTTACTCGAGAGTCATCCTAAGCTCCTCGGGGTTATTACAGCGGTTCACTTGGTTCGAGACGGAACAGAGTTGGAGACAGTTGTGGTATTTACCAAGGGACCTATGTGACGACTACAAAGAGTGTGGAGATTACGGTTACTGCGATTTGAACACTTCGCCGGTTTGTAACTGTATCCAAGGGTTTGAGACGAGGAATAACCAAACAGGTGGTTGCGCGAGGAAGACGAGGCTGAGCTGTGACGGTGAAGATGGGTTTGTGcggttgaagaagatgaagttgcCGGATACTACGGTGACAGTTGTAGACAGTGGGGTTGGGTTGAAAGAATGTGAAGAGAGGTGTTTGAAGGATTGTAACTGTACCGCGTTCGCTAATATGGATATTCGTAATGGAGGATCAGGTTGTGTGGTTTGGAAGGGTGATATATTTGATATCCGAAATTTTCCTAATGGAGGTCAGGATCTCTACGTCAGACTAGCCGCTGCTGATCTTG TGGACAAGAGAGGCAAAAGGGGAAAAATCATAGCTTTGAGTATTGGAGTgaccatttttcttcttttatgtttCATTATCTTCCGGTTTTGGAAAAATAAGCAGAAGCGATCAATAGCAATTCAAACACCTATTg TTGATCAAGGGAGAATGGAAGATTCGCTGATGAATGAACTGGCAATAACAAGCAGGCGCTACATATCCAGAGaaaacaaaactgatgatgatgatctagAGCTTTCATTGATGGAGTTTGAAGTTGTTGCCTTGGCTACAAACAATTTTTCTAACGCCAACAAGCTTGGAAAAGGTGGTTTTGGTACTGTTTACAAG GGAAGGTTACTTGATGGGAAAGAAATTGCGGTTAAAAGACTATCCAAAATGTCTTTACAAGGGACTGATGAATTCAAGAACGAGGTTAAACTAATTGCGAGGCTTCAGCACATAAACCTTGTCCGACTTATTGGTTGTTGCATCGATAAGGGGGAGAAGATGTTGATCTATGAGTACTTGGAGAATCTAAGCCTTGATTCTCATATCTTTG ACATAACCCGACGCTCTAACTTAAATTGGCAAATGAGATTTGATATTACCAATGGTATTGCTAGAGGACTTGTATATCTTCACCGAGATTCACGTTTTATGATTATCCATAGAGACTTGAAAGCAAGTAATGTGTTGCTTGATAAAAATATGATTCCGAAGATCTCAGATTTCGGAATGGCCAGGATCTTTGGAAGGGATGATGCTGAAGCTAATACGAGGAAGGTGGTGGGAACTTA CGGTTACATGTCTCCAGAATACGCAATGGACGGGATATTCTCGATGAAGTCGGATGTTTTCAGCTTTGGGGTTTTGCTCCTCGAGATTATAAGTGGCAAGAAAAATAACGGATTCTACAACTCAAACCATGACCTTAATCTCCTCGCCTTT GTGTGGAGGAAATGGAAGGAAGGAAAATGGCTAGAGATCCTAGACCCGATCATCATAGATTCTTCATCGTCAACGTGCCAGGCACATGAAATCTTAAGATGCATACAAATTGGTCTTTTGTGTGTTCAAGAACGTGCTGAAGACAGGCCAGTGATGGCTTCGGTAATGGTGATGATTGGAAGCGAAACTATGGCTATTCCTGAGCCTAAACGGCCGGGTTTTTGCGTTGGGCGAAATCCTCTTGAGATTGATTCGTCGTCAAGTACACAGGGCAACGATGAATGTACAGTGAACCAAGTAACACTCTCGGTCATTGACGCTCGATAG